In Antechinus flavipes isolate AdamAnt ecotype Samford, QLD, Australia chromosome 6, AdamAnt_v2, whole genome shotgun sequence, the sequence agggaaggaggaaagggagaggccaGGTGGCAGGGAGCTTACTTTAGATGACTTGGTCTTTGGGGAGAGCAGGAGTGTGGAGGTGCAGGTGGGATGGAAGGTGATGCAGGAGAGCTGGCAACCGTGGCTTCTCAAGCAGAACTTTGCAGGGTCTGCTGCCGCCGCTGGCTCAGGCCCTGCCTTGTTTCTCACCCGCCTCTGCCTTCCAGGAGACCGCCTCGGCCCCCAGCCCCTCGGCCCAGGCCCCGCTCATCGAGGTGGAGGATCTGGAGGAGTTTGCGCTCCGGCCGGCCCCCCAGGGCATCACCATCAAGTGCCGCATCACGCGGGACAAGAAGGGGATGGACCGAGGGATGTACCCCACCTACTACCTGCACATGGAACGGGAGGACGGGAAAAAGGTCATCCAACCGCTTCAGGCTTTGCTAGCCATGTCCGGGGACTGAGAAGCCACCagaccctccctcccttccctctggaGCCTGGAGACCATTATGTCCCTTCCCGGGGCCAAGAACACCTATCCGACCTCCAGAGCGGAGAACTATCACGTACCCCCTTCTCCCCTTCATCTGCGTTCTTGTCAGGGAGGAATATCATCCCCTCATCTATGTCTTCCCTGGGTCTAGAGCCATCACTCTCACTCCCTTCCCCCTGGTTCCCTTTTTTGCACCCTGCTTATCGAGGGCTGGGACACAGAGAATCCAGGACATGGGTGTTTGCTCTCTCAGAAATCCCTTTCTGGCCTCAGGCGTCCGAGGCAGTGGGTTTTCTGTCCCTGGAGAGGGAATCAGAGGGGGTGGGGCAGGGCACCATCTCTGCCTCATGTGCCAGGGGGGCGCGGGCTGGGGAGCGTGTCACGATCCTCAGGTGTGTGCGCAGGTGAGAGCGTACAGGTGTGCAGCCAGGTGCTCGTGTACGGGGCAGGGGATGGATCATCATGTTGTATCCGTAGGTATTTCTTCTGgctggaaggaagaggaagaagagcaaaACATCTAATTACCTCATCTCTGTAGACCCGACGGACTTGTCCCGAGGAGGAGAGAGCTTTGTGGGGAAACTCCGGTAATGCTGGGGCCCAAAGGGAGCACTGCTGACCCCGCACCGGGACTAGCCTGGGCCCCTCCGCTCTGTCTTGTGGGACTTTGTCTTGACAGACCCTCCacttattatatattctataaccCTTATTCTACAGATAAAACGCTCCCCTAAATTGTATGGCTTAAAACGTCAGAGTCGGGAGGGACCTTAGAGTTCCATATACTAATGAAACTGTAAGCCTAGTCTGGAAGCCCTGCTGATGCCCATTGTTCTCCCCTGGCTTCTAGGTCAAACCTCATGGGAACCAAGTTCACCGTGTATAACAATGGAGTCAACCCCATGAAAACATCCTCCAATGTGGAAGGTGCAAATTTAAGGCAGGAGCTGGCAGCCATTTGCTATGTGAGTCATGGGGATGTGGGGGAGAGGTAAGGGATCGGGGCCAGACACCTTATCCAAACCAGGCTAGTTGGCTGTTGGCTTGGGCCTCCAGTCTATTAACCAtctccatccatccacccattcaGCTGACCAAAACTGGGTATTATCAGCATAGATTTGATAATTAAGTCCATAGGAGATGATGAGATTAttgtgagaaaaagaaagtttaggaTAGAAATTTTGGGGTACACTTATCGTAGGAGAGCAATTAGACACAAGGAAAACCAAGAAGGCTAAAGATGGAGGGAGCATATATTTGAGTgtaataatttccttttcctttttattggttGTTAAttacctcttttttatttttggctttggtaattctcattttcctttctcttttgttgttgaattaatttttttctattttattggtcTTTAAAAACagcttgtaatttttatttatcatcaCAACAATATTTGTACTTtcaatttaaaagataatttcaatttttatgtCCAGTTAGGGAGGGTTATTAATTTGCTCATCTCCTCGACTTTTTATTTGCATACTAAATTTATTGGTCTTTCTCACTTGGTTGATGTAAATTTTCCGTTATGAAATTTTCCCCTGAAGACTATTTTGGCTGTAGCATATCATTTGTACTCtgttgtctcatttttatagttttctttgatataataatttatttttataatgtattcTTTGACCTATTCATTGTTTAGGACTGTATTACTTCTGTCTGAATCTTTTTTCAGACTTCCcttattgattataattttaattgttatgGTCTTCAAATGATACAttaaatattttgtctttctgcttttgtttATAAGATTTTAATGCCTTTTTCACAATAGTTTTTGTACAGGTACCAgcaaaactggaaaaaacatatgcatatgtacatatatacacacatacatatacacatttctgATGTAACCATTGCCATTATTAACCATCAAAATTCTATTGTATCCATCTTTTGCAATATTTTATTCAGATTCTTAGTGTCTTTCCtgcctatttttcttcttaacttgtctgtgtttaaaagaaacatactGAAAACATTGATGATTATTCTGTCCTTTCTCCCTAGAGTTCAGTTAGCTTTCCATTTCAGTTCTTTTGCATCATGTCATTAGGACATATATAGTTGATattgataatttcattatttatgatacatttaaatataatatagtttggtttatctttcttaattatagttttttttaaagttctggtCTTTTCTGAGATTATGCTGACCATTCTTGGTTTTTTTAGATTCAACAGAGGCATAACAGATTCATTGACAACCTTTCATTTTATCCTGAGTGAATCTTTATTTTAAGAATCTTGTGAACAACAAATTAATTTtgctattctcttccattttatgacAAGTTGAGTCCTTTCATCTTTATGACAGTGATTGTTAGGTTAGTTTTTTCTGCAATATGTTCTGTTATAATGCTTCCTCTCTTTGCCAACTACTCCTTTCTTTAAGGAGaaggaaaggtataaaaagggaataaaatcaGGACTAGTCACCTATAATTAGAATAGtttgatttcactttttttctcttttctctacacAGCCTAGATCCAGATGGCTGGGTTTTACCActtcttctatttcttgtttcctttttataattaGCCAGCTGTAGttgaagtttgttttgtttgtgactATTTCCTCACCAATTCTACTTTCTTAAGCATCATTATTTCTATCCTAAACCACTTccctatttattttgttatataaaaatgcataATATTGTTTCCATTCGTCCCCCTGAACATGCCTCACTTACATCCAAGTGAGATCCATGAGATCCTCATCTTCTCCATCCTTCCaactgtgtatatttatatagtcttttcTTGTGCTCAAACTACATTAAACAGTAATCTTTTCTCCTCTCATTACATCCCTagactattcatttttttctttcctccttccctgctcTCTTTTTTGAGAGAAAAAGTACTCAGACCCTGAGTTTATCTCCTTCCTCTAAACCCCATTGATCCTTAGAGATGTTGGGCTTCTGAAGAGGCAAtagcttttctttccctttcagaatGCAGATATTTGATCATCATTCTATCCATTCAGGTTGTTCAAACCTGTTATCTTTCTAGAGTTCTCTGGACTCATAAATTTACATTTTGAGGATACTACACAGCTCTGGTCCTCTCAACAAGAATGTTTGGAAGTAAAGGATTTTGTTACAAATCTATCTTTCTCCCTGTGGGTGTAAGCTTGattttaaataatgttattttcGTACACAGacctttttattttgcttttagatataatattttattcttgtgTTTCTCATACATGCTCACTGATCCTATGTGATTTTGACTGGGACTTTTTAGTATATGATATGGTTCTTCctgaaaaattttttatttgtcttagAATCTCGGAAGTTTGACAATAACATTTCTGGGGGAACCGAATTTGGGGCTTCTTTCAAGTAATGACTTAGATTCTGGGTCCCCCCCATAATCTTGCCCTATGAGttctatgactttttaaaaatagggtaTTTGTCCCTCATTCATGATTTTCTGAGGATTTCAATGATccttaaattctttcctcttattGAATTTTTAggtcatttttattaatgttgTAGATATAGGTTCTTCTTTGGATTTTACTCTGATATTTCTTGTTATATCATTTACTTTTTGAATTCTATTTCctatattctatttttcagggGAATCACTTTCATGATAAAGTTTTCCAGCTTCTACTGTTTATTATCCTTTCAAATATTCCCTCATGAACTCATTCTGacttatttctgattttcttttatttcttttcataagcCTTCAGTCTATTCTTCATATTCTTGTCaccaatttcttctcttttctggggTTTATTCTTGTAATTATTactgaattatatttttctaaaattttacctTGGGATTCTCTTAACCCATAATGTTTCTTCACTGTACTTCAAATTTTCTTAagtttattcatttctttcttctctctaaaagGGATTAGCCCATCCTCTTGttgcttctatttctctctaCAATTGCATGCGTTGATGCTACATAAATCTTTGAAGATGGGGCTGATGTAGGAGTATAGAGTCGTTAATAGCCACAGGGAGCTCTAAGGCTAAATTTCGGACGGGGCAGTTGGCTGGCAAACCTAGGCAGTTTGGGGGCCCTTTCGCCTCTGCAAACCTGTGAGTGCCCAGTCTTGGATGGGGAGTCAGCTGTAGTCATGGCGGGGTCCTGGGTGGGTGGATTCAGAACTGGGCACTTTGAGCCACTGAGGGGCACAGACCAAGAGGAGAGTTCTCGGGGAGGGGACGGTGAGACTAGGAAACTAGTGAGCAAGATCCTCCCCAGCTTAGcagcatgtgtgtatgtatgtgtatatgaatgtacgtgcacatgtgtgtatgtgaatgtatgtacacttgtttttgtgtgtgcatgtgtgtgtgcatccCTCCTCTGTTGGAAGGGGGCTGCTGCTAATCAGCCTCTTCTCTCTTTGGAATCTCTAGGAGACAAACGTCCTGGGATTTAAGGGCCCTCGGAAAATGAGCGTGATCATCCCTGGCATGAGCATGGTGCACGAGAGGGTCTCCATCCGGCCTCGAAACGTGAGTCAGCCCTGCCCTGCCCGCCCGTGGCCAGGAGAGGAGAGTGCTTCTTATAACTCCTTTGTAAGGAGGGAAcacaagggaaggagggaaaagggaaggagacaagGAAGGATGCTGGATGCAGAGGGGGCGGGGACCGCAGAGTGCGCCCGACCCAAACTGTCCAGAGACAGGATCCAGCTCCGAAGGGACCTCTCAGGCTGGGAGGGCCCCTCTGCCCAAGCAGCCCATTCTGCCTTCAGACACTGAGATTCACGGGACATTTTCCTTCCCCATACTGAGTCCCAGTCAGTCCCTCTTTCCCTTGTTCTTAGTTAAGCCCGTGAGGGCTGAGCAGAACGAAGTCTCCCTTCTGACACACGATGACCGGAGGTCGTGTCCCTCCTCTCCAAGCTTTAGTCCCTTTTTCCTTCAGCTGGTTCTGACGGGCCGTGGTCTCCTGTCCCTTCCCAAGCCCCAGGGGTGCCCCGGGCAGGCTCCAGCTGGCCAGAGTCTTTTGTGAGTGTGACACCCCCAAGGCGATGCTCCCGGGGAGTCTGACCGGGCAGCGCGTGGTCATCACGGCTGGGCAGCCGCCATGTTTGATGCAGTCTCACCGGGATAGCTTTCCCAGATGTTAGGTGTCTTCTGTGAAGCCTACTCCCCACTTTTAAATGTGACATTTGCCCTTAATTTGTCTTACTCCTTCTCCCGTTCTCAAAGCTCTTCTTTCCTGTCTTTGATTTTCCTCCAGCCATCAAAATGGCAGGTTTTTGTCCTCAGCATTTACTGCCAGCTCCAGTTCCTCCTGAATATTAGCTCCTGCTTTGTGCTTCTAGGACTGTACCTTTCTTCTGGGCTCATTGCCCatctttgtttcttgtaaaaaaaactATCTGAGACCCAAAGTTAGAGACCAACATTTTTGTTTGCTCTTTTGATTCATGATTAGCAATTTCAGTGTCTCCGCTGTCACTTCCCTTAAGTACTTGTCGATGCTACCAGGCCCTCCCAGTGTGTGGtgccctttcttcttccctcagcCCACTCAGTGATGTATTCCTTAATCGCGTCTTAGGGGACTGCAAAATCTCACAAGAGCTGAGTCACGTCCAGCCTGTCCCCTGACCTAAATCACTTTTCTGTCTCCAATCCCTGTTTGCTTGTACCAGGgactcccttccctctctcatcttcttttttcttcttctttttctatctcctatCCTTGTTTGCTTGTACCAGGGACTCCTTTTCCTATCTcatcttcttttttgtcttcactGTCCCATAGACCTCTCCTCCGCTCCATTTGGACTTCCCATTGTCACTCTTTCTGTGCCCCCACATGTTTCCCTGCTCTAATTTGCTcccatttcccttcctctctcccccatccccattcACTCCCTCGGCCTCTCCTGTCTCCCAGCATCTCTGCACCTTCTGCAGAATGCCCCCCAGTGCCTTTCCTTCCTCAGACAAGTCCTGTTCTTGCTCTCTCAGGAGCAGGAGACGCTGCTGGCTCGGTGGCTAAGCAAGAACACGGACACCATCATCGAGCTTCACAACAAGACGCCCGTGTGGAACGACGATACCCAGTCCTACGTGCTCAACTTTCACGGTCGGGTCACGCAGGCCTCTGTCAAGAATTTCCAGATCATCCACGCAAATGACCGTGAGTACTCTTTTGGGAGAGAAACTCTGTTTAGACAAAGAGACATCTCCTGAGGGGAAAGATGGCGGGAGGGGAAAAGGGGCATTCTGCAGAGTTTGGCTCAAGCCAGAGGAAGTAGGGCTCATGGAAGAGACTCGGGCTAGCCGTTACACAGGCTGTCTCACGACCTGTAGGTCTGAGGACAAGGAGGACTTAAGTCACCATCATAGTCAGAGAGCTGGAATAGACCTGGGCCGGTCCTCCCGGACCTGAGCCAGAACCTCCTTTCCAGCACTGCTTGCAGCATGGTCAGTTGGAGACTTCCAGCAGCGAGGCACGAGGGTAGCCCATCCATTCTGCCTGCGGAGCTTTAAATGCTAGGAAGTTTTTCTCTCCATTAAGCCAGACCCGCTACTGAAAATCCCCTTTTTGTTTGCCTTCCGGGGCCAAGCAGAAGTTCATTTTGTCTTTCCCATGAGTCATTCAAATGCTCCACAGTACTCACATTCCTGCTACATCTGCTCTTCAAGCCAGACATCCCCGGTACTTTTCATTGGTCCCTCTCTGGCCTAGATGCATCATCTTAGACTCTCCCTGGTTCATAATCTTCTTCCCAAAATGGGGCCCCCAGAAGGGTCCTGGGTACACCGTAGGTCTGTATGCAGCATCCTTCATTCTGGGTACTATTTgttaaagccatttttagtccCCATTGATTTTTCTGGCTGCGGTCTACCAAAGCCCAACTGTTTTCCAAACGAAGTGATCTGACTATACTTCCGTCCTGTACTCTTACAATTGATTTTGGAAACCCAAATGCAggattttacttttatttgaattaaattcCTTTACTAAAAATGGGGACCAAGATGAAATCTTCAGCTATCCTTCCATCTGCTTACTTTCTCATCTTTTATAAAATGGGTGTCAGAATGCCTTACATGTGCATCTTGGGTATTCTTTATGAAAACATGAGATGGAATAGGCAGAATTTTGAACATCATTTTCATAGACATCTTCACAAACACAAGTAAGAGACCTGGAGGAGATAAGAATGCACtgcatctctttctttttcctttttcttttttccttttggctgaggcaattgggggtaagtgacttgcccagggtcatacagttagttaagtgcttgaggctagatttgactcaggtcctcttgacttcagggctggtgctctgtccactgcaccagtTAGCTGCCCCCTCTGTATctgtttcttaaaaaacaaaacaaaacattaaaatattggaCTCAATAGAACAAAACGGAGCCTGGAGAAGTCTTTGTTTCATGCCTGTTGATCTACCAAGTGTCAACATCAAGTGATACAGAAAGGGAGATGTATGTTCTCCTTAGCTTCTTTCCCCATTCTTGAGGAATAGATCCTATCCCGAGTCCAAACAGAAAAGTCCTTATTGATGGCAAACTTCTCCAAATGCTCTTATTTACAGATGAAACTGCTAAAGACATTGAACTCTAGAAGACTAACAAAATCCCTTTCATGAAGTAAAGTCttttaaatgtgatttatttaactatctttattggaaaaaaaatggatgaaaaatgctcCCCATCCTAGTCttttcagggctggtggtctatccactgcaccacctagctgcccctggttattcttttttaaattttattttactgaagctttttattttcaaaagctaGGCAAGGATAACTGGTCACcgctgacccttgcaaaaccttgtggaaCATTATTATTTTGGAGGAATTAAGATGACCAGTGATCCAAAGGGAAAATTCATGATGGGAATAAGGAGGGTGCAGCGTGGGAGTTAGCATGGTCGCAGCCCGCCCGTGAGCGTGGGAAAGGAGGCGGACCGGTCAGCCCCGTGTCTGTGGGGCCAGCCCGAACGCTGCCTGAGATCCCGGGAGCTCGGAGGCACTGTAGGGACACGAGGGTTTTGGAAAGATCGTGCGGATTTGGAGGGGCTGCCTCGTGGATGGAGTGCCCCTACTCATGGCGTTGctaatccatccatccatccctagGTAAACAGCTCCTAAGCTCCGTTATGGGCCAGGCAGTGTGCTGAGCACTGTTCCTgtcttagatttctttttctcagtctcAGTCTGTCCCTTTTAGAGCCCATTTCGACCATCCGTCCCTCTCACCTTCATGGCATCCTGTATTTGACCATCACACACACCCCCTACGAAGGCCTTCCTCCAGGTCACTGATAAAGCTCTTAAACAGCGCAGCTCCCCAGACAGGGCCCCGGAGACGCCATAAAGTGACCCTCCTGCCGGGGAAGCGGGGGTCTTCCCTAGGGGATCCCTTTAGGGCCAGGACAGGCCTCTGGCCTAGGGCTCCGGCCGCTCTGGCCGACTTGGCCCAGAGAGCCAGCAGAGTGCCAGCTTGGGCGCGGAGGAGCCGGCTCTGAGCCCTGTGGGCGTTTACCCGCCCTCGGTGTGGGAAAGTGGGCAGAGGGAGAGGGCCCTCAGTCTGGGTCTGACCGGTGACAGGGAGGGGTCCTTAGGAGGCCGGTTTGGGGTTAAGAGCCTAGTTCTCCCGGGCCCCGCAGCTCTGCCTGGACAGTGGGCGTGGGCTGGGTGGCCGGGACAGAGCCCCCGGAACCGGGACTCACTGTGCACcactctgtctctcccccccctGGTCTCTGGCTCTCTGGCTCTCCCTGTGGTTGCCCCTGGTTCTGTCTGTGGCGCGCTCTCTGCCTGTTTCTCGCGGCTCTCGCCCTCCCCCGTGTCTCCCTCTGCATGGCTCTGTGTCCCGCTGCCTCCGCGCCCCGTTGCCCGCCGCGTCTCTGTGCCTGGCTGTGTATCTGCCTCTGGGGGTGTCTGGGTCCCTCCCTAGCTGACTACATCGTGATGCAGTTTGGCCGGGTGGCAGAGGACGTGTTCACCATGGATTACAACTACCCGATGTGCGTCCTGCAGGCGTTTGCCATCGCGCTCTCCAGCTTCGACAGCAAGCTGGCCTGTGAGTAAGCGGGCGGGCGCtgcccccaccccccgccccgcAGGAAGCCCCCCAGCCAGTCTCTGGCCCCCGGACTCGCCACGTGGGCCCCACTGCCTCACACTGGACCCTCTCCGCCACGACGGGAGAAATGGCGTGTTTCTCTCCAGCACTCCCATCCGTCATCCTTTGTCTTTCCTGAAGAAAGCGAGACGTCCTCGCTGGGAACATAGACATCTCACTCCATGCTCCCTTTCTGCCCGGCCCCTTCCCCAGCCATCCTTCCTCAGCCTCACTCCTGCCCGCCCCCTTAGCCAGCTCCATCCcgttccccctcctcccctcccattcccatctctctccctcctccacctcaTCCTCTCTCAGGGCTTCACTGTACCTGGGTCTGGGCCCGGGTGGGGTGCTGTGAGCTAGAGAGAGCCCCCTCCTCCCTGACCCAGGGAAACCTCCACGTGCCCCTTTCCCCGTCAGCCCTGGCTCACAAATACAGACCATACCCAGAGCGAGGGGGCTCGGAGCCCCCTCCGTGGCTGTGTCAAACCGATGTCAGTCCGTCTTTGTCCGGGCCCTGGAGGCGTACGGCTGGCGGAGCCCAGGCCATTCTGCCGCGGCCGCCCGGCTGAGGCTGCTGCCCAAGGAGCCCCGTGGCCCCCACTCAGGACTTGGGTTTCCTGTGGAACCACGTTGTTATAAAGCCACCTGCTGCCctcaggagggagggagggagggagtgtgaGACTGCGCCCAGAGAGTCTGTGAGCTGAGACTGGTCTGTGGAAGGTGCTCGCCCTTCTGAGGGGCTGCCTGGGGACCGTGTCTGGGGGCCACGGCTGCGTGTGAGTGTGTCGTGTGGGTGACTTCTGGCTGCAGATTCCACGGCGTGCTCCCTAGAGCAGGGGGATCACAAGGGGGATGGGCAGCGGGGTATTTCTTCCTTGCACTCAGCGCCCACTTCTACCCATGGGCACGGCGGCCAATCTGGCCCAAAGCCAGGCCCAGGCAGGGCCCCAGCGGAGACCAGAGGGCGAGGATGAGACTCCCTTGTCTCAGGAATACCAGAGCCTGGCACGGGGTCCTCGGGACGATCGGGCATCAGCCAGGGCCCTCTGGCCACTGGTGGGCTGCTTTTCCCCGTAGTATCCAGTGCAGAGTTCCAGATTTGGGGTCAGGAGCAGAGTTCGAATCCTGGTTTTCTTTTTATGACCTATATGACcttaaaaatcacttaactcctccGTACCTCAGATGAGGGGACAGGATTGGACTGGACGGCCTTTCCCAGCCTGTGCTCCTCGTGTAACCCCAGCTGAATTACAGGAGCGGGGCATGGAGTCTGGACTCTGAATCTGATCCAAGTCCAGTTTAGCTCATTATACCCTTAATATGGCCAGGGAGCTggtgaataataatagtaataacagtaaCAGTAGTGGCTCACATgtctatagtgctttaaagtttataaagtccCTTCCCTGCAGAGGCCCGAGAAGGTAGAGAGTGAAGTACATTtcacaaaggaagaaactaaagTGGGAACGTCCTGCATGGGCCATTTGGTCCCAAGGGGACGAGGCAGCATGGTCCAGCAGAAGGAACTGCTGGTGTGAGGGTCAGGAGCAAGGGTCCTGTGCTCAGCGGGACTGTTAGCTGCTTCTGTTCTCAAGCTCTGTTTCCTCTTCCAGAGGAGGGAGTTGGGCTCCAGGATGGCTCAGGAGTCCTTCTCATCCTGTGATTGAACCCAGGACCCCCAGATTGCCGACTTTCTGGAGATGTGGCCCTTTGGGGGTGGGGAACGAGGCAAGACGCTGGTGGTCTGGAACTCAGAAGCACAAAGCAACAAATCTCATTTTCCACCCCAGCGGAGTGAGCTGTGAGGCAGGGGGAAATGTTTAGGAACACGAAAGGGACGGAGCCCTGGATTAAACCCCATGGGGAACCACCTCATAGCTGCAGGACCTCCCTGATCGCCAGGGCGGGGAGGCGTGACCTTGGAAACCTGAGGGCCGAAGGTGTTTCAGATCAAGGTCTTGATTAGGACAAGTGAGCTCTGCAGCTCATGGGGCACTTCCCACCCTCAGCTGGTTCCTTCTGTGCTCCTGGTTTTACTTGTTCCCACTTTGTAGGCCCTGCCAGACAAACtagcttccctttccttctgaATGTCTGTGGTGTGCAAGGAGGGAAACTGTGCATGAGCACGAGTACATTTGCAGGCAGCCCTTTGAATCCACCTTTGAATCCAAGCCAGACTTCAGGGTTTCCTGAAGGGCAGAAACTGCTGGGTCAAGGTCAGCGTGTTTGGACAATAATTTGTATGGGCTGGGGAGCAGCTGCCTCCCAAGAATTCTGTCCCCTCACTTCCTGATCTTCTTGGGGCAGAGGGCGCCCCTGGATTAGGAGAGCAGGTAATTCCTCAGGGGCTGTGGGCAAGAAGAGGGTGTTTGGAAGAAAtagttttctagatttttttctttccttttttgcattACTAAACTTAAAGAAATCAATTAGTTTGCATGTGTGTTCTTGGGCAAATTGGGACACATTCTGGGGAAAGTGCCTTAACAATTCACAGTAGAGAAGGAAGCATGTGGGAGGGATCCCCTTTGTCAGTGGGAGTACCCCAAGGGAGGATGAGAAGCCACCAGACGGAGATGTAGAGGACCAGGATTTCCAGAGGTAACGAGTGGGAAGAAAGGGCAGAGACCCACTAGGT encodes:
- the TUB gene encoding tubby protein homolog isoform X4: MAGANAPPGMEDGGCVGLGVGRSSNRTLSYSRWSYDSVLDDEGSTLRQQKLERQRALLEQKQKKKRQEPLMVQSNPDSRARTRRTRQSEEQAPLVESYLNSNSSTSYNVQEAEQDDGKLGEDPLMPRSAKRSPAAGATAAGGQGGISKKEKKGKPKGNDGFFSDDEPDPNVQILTVGRSGSSRSLAEAAAAGGQHSSKQDLRTTMQTKGISSSMNFDEEEEEEEGDEEEEDSSSSSQLNTNARPGSATSKKSNKETASAPSPSAQAPLIEVEDLEEFALRPAPQGITIKCRITRDKKGMDRGMYPTYYLHMEREDGKKVFLLAGRKRKKSKTSNYLISVDPTDLSRGGESFVGKLRSNLMGTKFTVYNNGVNPMKTSSNVEGANLRQELAAICYETNVLGFKGPRKMSVIIPGMSMVHERVSIRPRNEQETLLARWLSKNTDTIIELHNKTPVWNDDTQSYVLNFHGRVTQASVKNFQIIHANDPDYIVMQFGRVAEDVFTMDYNYPMCVLQAFAIALSSFDSKLACGN
- the TUB gene encoding tubby protein homolog isoform X3 is translated as MGAQSSKQHRKPGPLKRGHRRDGKATRRRRNYRNEGRETVRVLDDEGSTLRQQKLERQRALLEQKQKKKRQEPLMVQSNPDSRARTRRTRQSEEQAPLVESYLNSNSSTSYNVQEAEQDDGKLGEDPLMPRSAKRSPAAGATAAGGQGGISKKEKKGKPKGNDGFFSDDEPDPNVQILTVGRSGSSRSLAEAAAAGGQHSSKQDLRTTMQTKGISSSMNFDEEEEEEEGDEEEEDSSSSSQLNTNARPGSATSKKSNKETASAPSPSAQAPLIEVEDLEEFALRPAPQGITIKCRITRDKKGMDRGMYPTYYLHMEREDGKKVFLLAGRKRKKSKTSNYLISVDPTDLSRGGESFVGKLRSNLMGTKFTVYNNGVNPMKTSSNVEGANLRQELAAICYETNVLGFKGPRKMSVIIPGMSMVHERVSIRPRNEQETLLARWLSKNTDTIIELHNKTPVWNDDTQSYVLNFHGRVTQASVKNFQIIHANDPDYIVMQFGRVAEDVFTMDYNYPMCVLQAFAIALSSFDSKLACGN
- the TUB gene encoding tubby protein homolog isoform X1; protein product: MTSKHHSDWIRYSVLDDEGSTLRQQKLERQRALLEQKQKKKRQEPLMVQSNPDSRARTRRTRQSEEQAPLVESYLNSNSSTSYNVQEAEQDDGKLGEDPLMPRSAKRSPAAGATAAGGQGGISKKEKKGKPKGNDGFFSDDEPDPNVQILTVGRSGSSRSLAEAAAAGGQHSSKQDLRTTMQTKGISSSMNFDEEEEEEEGDEEEEDSSSSSQLNTNARPGSATSKKSNKETASAPSPSAQAPLIEVEDLEEFALRPAPQGITIKCRITRDKKGMDRGMYPTYYLHMEREDGKKVFLLAGRKRKKSKTSNYLISVDPTDLSRGGESFVGKLRSNLMGTKFTVYNNGVNPMKTSSNVEGANLRQELAAICYETNVLGFKGPRKMSVIIPGMSMVHERVSIRPRNEQETLLARWLSKNTDTIIELHNKTPVWNDDTQSYVLNFHGRVTQASVKNFQIIHANDPDYIVMQFGRVAEDVFTMDYNYPMCVLQAFAIALSSFDSKLACGN
- the TUB gene encoding tubby protein homolog isoform X5 — protein: MGAQSSKQHRKPGPLKRGHRRDGKATRRRRNYRNEGRETVRVLDDEGSTLRQQKLERQRALLEQKQKKKRQEPLMVQSNPDSRARTRRTRQSEEQAPLVESYLNSNSSTSYNVQEAEQDDGKLGEDPLMPRSAKRSPAAGATAAGGQGGISKKEKKGKPKGNDGFFSDDEPDPNVQILTVGRSGSSRSLAEAAAAGGQHSSKQDLRTTMQTKGISSSMNFDEEEEEEEGDEEEEDSSSSSQLNTNARPGSATSKKSNKETASAPSPSAQAPLIEVEDLEEFALRPAPQGITIKCRITRDKKGMDRGMYPTYYLHMEREDGKKVFLLAGRKRKKSKTSNYLISVDPTDLSRGGESFVGKLRSNLMGTKFTVYNNGVNPMKTSSNVEGANLRQELAAICYETNVLGFKGPRKMSVIIPGMSMVHERVSIRPRNEQETLLARWLSKNTDTIIELHNKTPVWNDDTQSYVLNFHGRVTQASVKNFQIIHANDPDYIVMQFGRVAEDVFTMDYNYPMCVLQAFAIALSSFDSKLACE
- the TUB gene encoding tubby protein homolog isoform X2, which produces MTSKHHSDWIRYSVLDDEGSTLRQQKLERQRALLEQKQKKKRQEPLMVQSNPDSRARTRRTRQSEEQAPLVESYLNSNSSTSYNVQEAEQDDGKLGEDPLMPRSAKRSPAAGATAAGGQGGISKKEKKGKPKGNDGFFSDDEPDPNVQILTVGRSGSSRSLAEAAAAGGQHSSKQDLRTTMQTKGISSSMNFDEEEEEEEGDEEEEDSSSSSQLNTNARPGSATSKKSNKETASAPSPSAQAPLIEVEDLEEFALRPAPQGITIKCRITRDKKGMDRGMYPTYYLHMEREDGKKVFLLAGRKRKKSKTSNYLISVDPTDLSRGGESFVGKLRSNLMGTKFTVYNNGVNPMKTSSNVEGANLRQELAAICYETNVLGFKGPRKMSVIIPGMSMVHERVSIRPRNEQETLLARWLSKNTDTIIELHNKTPVWNDDTQSYVLNFHGRVTQASVKNFQIIHANDPDYIVMQFGRVAEDVFTMDYNYPMCVLQAFAIALSSFDSKLACE